TCATAGAACGGGCAATGATGCTTGAGAAAGGCAAAGAACTAACGCACTTTCATTTGTGCAAGGAAACTCCGCGGAATCAACAGAGCCTTGAGCTGCCACCGAGCAATTATACGGTATTTCCGGTAGATGATAGACATTGTTTTGCAGGATTCCAACTGCCCCCCGAGGGAATTTCCTTTGAGGAGGTCGAAAAACAGTTGATTACTCTTGCCCTGGAAAATGCCAACGGCAACCAATCAAAGGCGGCAAAATCACTCAAGATGAGTCGTGATACTCTGCGTTACCGCTTGAAAAAATTCGGTATTTCGGAGTATGCAGATCAAACTTCCTGCAGTGTATTGAAAGATGATGTTCCAAGTGACCTCAAACGTGAAAGATACAATGACCCCAAATGGGCCAACTGCTGAGGACCGTAAGTGCTTGGAAGATGACCAGCCCACTCCCGCGTCATTTCGTTACGTCGGCATGAAGTACCTTTCACCGGCTTTCATCCTGCGGGGCTAGCGATATCAGGATAATGGCCTCCCCAATGGAGTGTTTTTTTACGTACCGCGGACTTCATGTCAATATGTCGAAAAAATATATGCGCGTCAGGGCAGATAACAAATGCGCAAAACAAGGGCGAAGGGAGTAGAAAAACGATGAAACCGCCTGCCGCAATCTTTTTCTACGTCATTTTTTTCATCGTGGCCTCGATGCCTGCATGGGGATTCGATGGCATGGATATTCCCAAAATCAAGAAGATGGCGGAAGAAGGCAATGCGGATGCCCAATCGAAACTTGGTGTGCTGTATGCTTCCGGCGTGGGCATAAAAATGGATAAGCAGGAAGCGGTTAGATGGTATCGGAAATCGGCCGAGCAAGGCTACCCGGTTGGTCAGTGGAATCTGGCATTCATGTACGTGAGAGGAGAGGGGACCGCAGCCGACTTCACTGAAGCACGCAAACTTTTCCGCAAGTCCGCGGAAAGCGGATTCGCAAACGCCGAATATGATTTGGGAATGATGCTTCTTCAAGGGCTTGGCGGCAAGGAGGACCGGGAGGAAGCGGAAAAATGGTTCCGTATGGCCGCGGAACAGGGATATCGGGAAGCTAATAACATCCTGAAAGAACTTGATCAGAAGTAGGTGCCGGACAGCCTGATTTCGGGCGTTGACGAACAATAGTCTCTACCTGTGCAGATGATCAGCGTTATCAAAATACGGCCCGGTACCATCCGCTCGGCTCTGGCTGCCAGTCAGTTTTTCCGAACCGTCCTCTGATAATACGTTGGTTGGCGGATTCCGGCCTGCCGCGCAGGCGCTTTCCTGATAATGAATGTATCGTGACTCTGCAATTGTGCAATTGGTTGCGCACTATATGGGAGCATGGAAAGGGGAGGTGTCATGACTTGTGAAATATTCAAATGCTGCAAATTTTTCAATGATGTGATTCCGGAAATGCCCAAATCGGCAGACTACATAAAAAACAAATATTGTTTAGGAGATAATAGCTCCTGTGCCAGGTACCGTGCGTACAAAGATAATAGTGGGTGCGTCAATGCGGCGGCAGTGCCGTTTTTCTTTCTCGCCGACGACGCTCGGGAAATCGAGCGGTGCATGAAGAGCGAGCATCTGCCGGATGGCACCACAATCCTCCGTTCACTTCTGAATGACTACCTGAATGACGACAAGTGACCGCCGCAACGTTGTGAAGAGCCACACGCTCCCATGCATCATGTCAAAGATGCGGGTGGCGTTTCTCCTTCTGGCGGTTATGCTTGCCCCTGCTACAGCAGTAACATATGCCGAGACATGCGTAACGTCATCCTGCCATATTCCTTTTAATACCATAAAAAATATGCATCAGCCGGTCAAGGAGTGCGACTGCCTCTCCTGTCATCTGCAAAAAAACAAGGAACACCCGTTCAAGGGAGGTAAAAGCTTCGACGTGACTGCCAAGGGGAGTGCGCTGTGCTCTCAGTGCCACGATGCGATGGGAAAAAAGAAAGTAGTACATTCCCCGGTCAAGGACGGTGACTGCCTCTCCTGTCACAAACCCCACGGCGCAAACGGCCGCTTTCTTCTCGGCGATAGCGAAGACCAGACAGTGCTCTGTCTGGGCTGCCATGATAGCGCACCTTTCAGCCGGAAATACGTTCACGGCCCGGTGGCGAGCGGGAGTTGCACGACGTGCCATGACCCGCATCAATCTGACGCCAAGTCCCTTTTAAAAGGCGCTTCCCGCGAAGTCTGCCTGGCGTGTCATGCCCATTTTGCCAAGAAAATGCAGGCTGCGGCGATCATCCACCCTCCCGTGAAGAAAGAGCCGTGCACATCCTGTCACGACCCGCACAGTTCGGCATGGCCCAACCTCCTGAAACGGGCGATGCCGGACCTCTGTACAGGCTGCCACAAGGAAACCGGGAAAAAGATCAAGAACAGTCAAGTCCCCCACAAACCTGTCATTGAGGGCAAGCTCTGCGCCAACTGCCATACGGCCCACTTCTCCAAGGCCCGGGGGCTGCTTCTGGCCGATGACGAGAAAAGCGCCTGCCTCGGCTGCCACAACACCGACAAGCTTGGCGACCCGGCCCTGAGCAACATCAAAAAGGAACTGGATGTGAGCAAACACCTGCATGGCCCGATCCAGAAGGGGCGGTGCAGTGGTTGTCATTCTCCCCACGGGTCCGACTTCCCTCATATTCTGGCTGGAAACTACCCCAGCGATTTTTATGTCGCCTATAATGATGACAGCTACAGCTTATGCACAAAGTGCCATGACAAAAATCTCTTCCGTTTCGCCGAAACGACGCTCTATACAAAATTCCGTAATGGCAGCAGGAACCTTCACTATGTGCATGTTAACTCCAGTAAGGGGCGCAGCTGCCGGGCTTGCCACGAGCCGCACGCATCAAACGGCCCAAAGCTGGTCAGTGCCGATGGCGCAAGGTTTGGCCAATGGCGGATCAAGAGCCGTTTTCAACTTACTCCGACCGGCGGGAGTTGCGCTCCGGGATGTCACCGCCGCTTTCGTTACGATCGGATAACACCGTTCGACCTGAACGCCACAACTCAAAAATAGCATCCTTTCATAATCATGCCATTCAAAAACGGCGCCTGTGGGCGCCGTTTTCCATCCAGGATCACGATAACACGGTTTCCGCCTGGTGCATATGCCCCACCTGTTTTTGCGGTCAGAGTGATATCCCCCTCGGCCGCTGCCTGCACATCCCGCATCCCCAACTTCAAACTATTTTATCTAATATAATCAATGTGTTGTAATTTATAAAAATATTTAAATACTGGCATTTAACTTGCTAAATCATCAATCGACTTGCAACAACAAGGTTCTTGTAAGGAAGCCGTCTCTTTGGGGGAAGAGGTTGTTTCCGAAAGGTTGCAGGGAGTATCGAAAGGGAGCCTACGTATCATCCACAAGAGCTAACCATTTAGCCCCATTTCAGGAGGAAATTTCATTCATGAATAAACAGATCATTACCCTTGTCGCCCTCGCAGGCATCGTTGCGGGTACAACCATCGCCTATGGCGCCGCCGGTTCCAATGGCGGCGGTATTGTCGGTTCCAAGCACGATATGAACGTATTTCTCACCACCAACGGCGGCACGAAAGACCTTGATCAGCGTGTCTGCGCCTACTGCCATACCCCGCACCACGCAGCCGACCCGACGCAAACCGTCACGAAAACGGTGACCAATCCAACCACAGGTCTTTCAACGGATATCACGTATAGCGTCTACGTACCTCTCTGGAGCCGTGCCGTTCTCACCTCGACCTTTGACCAGTACGTCAGCGCCACCTTCAATCCCGCAGCTGACGGCAAATTTTACGACAACATGGCCGGTCCATCACGCCTTTGCATGAGCTGCCACGATGGTGTCACCGCCGTTGACTCCTACTATGGGAAAACCGGCACCGTAACCCAACTGGGAGACGATCAGATGAACTACTTCGGCCAGAATCACTTTGCCATCGGTCAGTCGTTTGGTCTTGCCAATGATCACCCGGTCGGCTTCGTCTATGCCGACATGCAGACAAACCCCAAATATGAGTTGAAAGCTGCCGCTTCACCCATCGGGACCAAGACAATTGCCGATGTCCTCACAAACATCGACGGGGTTGGGGCTGTCATGACCTGTGCCTCCTGTCACGACGTCCACAACGGCACTGCGGTGCAAAACACCGCACCCGCTTCCGGACGCGGTTACTTCCTGCTCGCGGCACAGAAAGACTCCGCGTTGTGCCTCTCATGCCATGACAAGAACAAATAATTGAATTTGTGTCTGGCATTCGCAGCTCTTTGGGGGCTGCCGGAATCCGGCAGCCCTTTTCTTCTAAGAATTTTATATGGTTATGCATATATATTTATACTGGATTTATGGAGCGCGCAATCCGACACAGCAGTTTATTACCGTTAAACACAAGGGGGATGGCATGAACAGAAGGTGTGTAATTCCTGAAAAGGCGTGGAGCACGGGCGTGAAGTGGGTCGCGTTAACGCTTTTGTCGATCGCTTTGACCGCCTGCGCCAGCCAATCCACTAATAAGCGAGTTTTCTGGCCCGCTCCTCCCGATTTGCCGCGCGTTCAGTTTTTGATGTCCATAAAGGACTCAAACGACGTCATGGAGAGCAAGACGTTATCGCTTCTGGCTCTCAACAGCAGCAACGGCGATGACTTCATACCGGTGGTCAAACCCTACGGGATCGCCGCCGGTCACGGCAAGATATATATCTGCGATACGGTTCAGGCAGAGGTCCTCATCATTGACCTTCCCAAGAAAAAAATGACCCGCCTGCCGGGCAATATCAATGCGGGGCGGCTGAAAAAACCGGTAAACGTGGCGGTCGACGAACAGGGCAACATCTATGTCGCCGATACGTCGCGGCTTGAAGTGTTGCAGTACGACCCGGAAGGTTCTTTCCTGCGCAGCTTCGGCAGCGGCAAAGATCTGAAACCGGTTGCCGTGGCGGTAGAGGGGGATTTTGTCTACCTCCTGGATCAGTCCAGCAGCCAGATCCACATCTTCGATCGGATCAGTGGCGATTACCAAAAATCCATCGGCCGTGACGAGGATCCCCGTAGAGGTCTTTCCGGCCCCACCAACATGGCGGTTGACGGCAAAGGAGCGCTTTACGTCTCCAACTTCGGTACCGGTAAGATCATCAAGCTGGACCGGGACGGCAACTTCCTCATGGGGTATGGCCGCCTGGGCGTCAACTTCGGTGAATTCGGCCGTCCGCGCGGGGTTGCTGTGGATAATGACGGCCTTGTCTATGTGGTCGACGCCGCCGCACAACAGGTGCAGATATTTGATGCGCAGATGCAGTTGCTGATGTTCTTCGGCGCTCCGGGCACGCCGGGTTCGCTCAATATCCCGGCCGGTATTGCCGTCACCGGCGACAATCTCGACTATTACCAGAAGATGGCCGCACCGGGCTTTATCCTTGACAAGGTGCTCTTCGTGGTGAGCCAGGTCGGTGATCATATGATCAGCATTTACGGACTGGGCAAGAAACAGGGGCTCGACTACGACGCCGAGTACAAAAAGGCGCTTGCCGATCAGGAAAAACGGGCGGCGGAGGCTTTGGAAAAGGCCCGCAAGGCTCAGGAGGAAAAGGAGAAGACCCCTGAACAACCAGCTGACGCCGGGAGTAGCGATAGCGCTCCACCGGCAAAGTAGCGGCGAGGCCATTTCCCTGTGAAGACAACGCATATGAGTGGGCGCCGCTTCAGGTGTCTCGCCCTGTCGGTGTGCCTAATCTGGCTGGTTACTGGCTGCGATCCCGTGACCCGCCATAAGGCCTTGACCTCTATCCTGGATGGTTACCCAACCTTGCCGCCTGTCGAGGAGATCTGCCGGGAGCACGAAGAGCGGGCTAAGGCGGTCTGTTTACAACAGAAAACAGCCTCTGTTCCACTCTCACCAACGGCGGCCCGGGGTTCCGAGCACAACCCCTATAAGGAGAAACTCTGCAATTCTTGCCATAAAGCGGACAAGGGGGGCGGGAGCGGCGGCGAAGATGGACTGTTGATCAAGCCCCGGGAATACCTTTGTGTTACCTGCCACAAGGACCTGCTGACAAAGCGGTTTCAGCACGGTCCCGCGGCGGTCGGCGATTGCTTGGCCTGTCATCTCCCTCATACCTCCGCCAACCCGGCGCTGCTCAACACGAAGAAAGAGGCTCTCTGCGTCAAGTGCCACACCGAGCGCCGCAAAGCGGTCCGTATGCACGACCTGTTCGTCGAAAAGGGAATAACCTGCGATAACTGTCACGATCCCCATTCCGGGGATTCGATGTACTTCTTGAAATAGCCCCCGCAATGGAGACTGCTGCCGGAGCCAAAGGTTTCATGAACCCCGCCTCGATACGAGGCAACACTCAGCCGAGGAGTCCTCTCGGACGATGGGATATGCTCCGTTTCCTGGCGCAGGGCATTTGGGTGCTCGGCGCGGCAACCGTGCTGTTTCCCGTCTCAGCCCAAGCGTCGCGTTTCACCTTGCTCGGCCTGAGCGGTTTGCACCAGTCCGCGGAGCTCAGCTATAACTTCAACGACAATCAGAGTGAGACCAAGTCTACAACGAACCGGTCGACCAACAACGATTTCAGCGAAACCTACACCATTGGCGCCGGGTACTCGATTCTACACCCCCGCCTGCTCCGCGGCGACGCGAATATTTCCCTCTCTTCCAATCAGACGTTGGTGAACAATACCGCGGAAGGCGGTTCTACGGGCACCAACATGCGTATCTCTTACGATGTCAACGGCATCATACTCGACCGTATGAATTACCCCTTCAATTTCTCCGTCTCTTCATCCACTGGAACTGTCCGGCCGCCTTTCAGCCGGGCTTACACACTCGACATGGAGAGCCAGAACGTCTCCTTCAGCATCCCAAACGGGCAATTACCGATTACCGTAACCTACAGCAGAAACGCGTCGACAACCCACGGGCTTGCCGACGACATCGATCAAACCTCTCAGGCGGCATCTATTTCGTTCCGCAATAGTGTGGACGATCTAAGCAAGACGAGACTTTCCTTCACTCAGTCCTTCGATCGACAGACACTGCTCGGCAGCGAGAGAACCGACAACCGGAACGCCATTGTCGTCAACATTGCCAACACCCTGTTCTGGAAAAACATTCAAGGATTGCAACGTCAAATTGATTCAATGTATGTCTACAACGAGCAAAGCGGCAGTTATCCCGAATTGCAGTCAAGTGTCGCCTCAACTCTCAACTGGCAGATCGGAAAGGCGCTGGACAGCAAACTTGCTTATGTGAAAAGCCGCAACACAGATGTGCACAATAACAACGACCAGCAGAGCATATCCGGTTCGCTCTCGCAAAAATATCTCAAGTGCCTGCTGACCACCGTTGGCGGTTCTCTTGCGCAAGGGAGCTATAATGACGGTTCAGACCGCACCGCCTCGTGGAATGGACGAGTAGCCTATACCAATGAACTGCCCCGGGAGAGCTCGGTCAGGCTCGACTACGGCTACCAATATGTAATCCAGGAGCGCAAGCGCTCAGACGTCAACCTGGCAAACGTCGAGAAAACCACTCTCAGCGGCCCCTTTCCCCTGTTTCTCGACTTGGCGGCCCACAATATCGACAGCGGCACCATCGCCATATTCAAGGACGCCGCAATGACAATCCGCTTCAGCGACTTCAGCACCGTCTTTTCCGGATTTCAGACCAGGTTGCTGATCAACTCGGACCCCGGTGTTCCTTTTGTCTACATCAGCTATTCGTATCGCCAGAGCCCGAACATCACGTTTGCAACCGCGGGCCATACCGTCGGTGGAAAGCTCAGCCTGCTCGACAAAAAGTGTGTTCTCCATGCCAATTACAGCTACAGCGACAGCCGGATTCTCGCCGGAAGCGACCCCAGTTCGACGATCGGGGCAAATACCCATATCGATGCCGGCATCGACGGTCTACTTGGCCGCCATACCCTGTCTCTCGAATATTCGCTCAATAAGAGTGTTTTTCAGAGGCTCCAACAAGTCGAGACAAACTGGATACATACCTTGCAAGCTGCGAAGGCGTCGCTTCTGACCAAGGCAAACGATCGGTATTCCTGGTACGAAAACACCTCTATCGGTACATCATCTACGCAGGGATGGGACAACACCTTTCTTCTCTCCACCGCTTACAGCCGTGTGATCACCCCAAATTTGAGGGGCAAGGCGACACTGGGGTACTTCAACATGATTACCAGTTCGGTAGTCAGCAACAGATTCAGCATTGAGCTCGGCCTGGAAGGCAACTTCGGCAGAACGGTCGTCACGCTCGACTCTTCGGCAAACTGGGGTTTTTCCCCCTCGAGTTATAGTCATAGCCAAACCGTTAACCTGAAATTACGGAGGATATTTTGATGAAACGCTCACCGCGCCATTCAGGGGGACAGCATGGTGGATCATCGGCCGCAATTCCCCTGGCATGGCTTCTGATGCTTGCCCTCGTAATGGGAGGGGCGGGGTGCGCCATTGCCCCTGCGCCGCACGCCGCGACAATGATCGATAAGATCGTCTGGCCGCCCCCGCCCATGGCGCCCCGCATCGTCTGGGTCCAAACCATCGCCACTGGCAATGATGTCGGAATCCGCAAGGGGTTCTGGGGCAGATTATGGGGCACGGTCTTTGGTGAGGAGGCGATGCGCATCACACGCCCCTACGGCCTCCACGTAGATGGCAAAAGGAGAATTTTTATCGCGGATACGGGAGGGCAGGCCATTCATGTCATCGATCGGGCTTCGGGACGTTACGAACTGGTCAGGGGGGATGAAGCCAACCGGCTCTTGTCGCCGATCGGCGTTGCGGAGGATAGGCGCGAAATTATCTACGTGAGCGACTCGGCAGCGGGAAAAATCTATCGGTTCAATCTTAACGATTTAAAGATTGGGGCGTTCATATCCCAGGGGCTGCAGCGCCCGACCGGCATCGTTTATAATCCGCACAACGACCTGCTTTATGTCAGCGATACCCTGGCCGGCCAGGTGGTAGCGTTCACTACCCAAGGCAGGGAAGTCTTCCGTTTCGGCATGCCGGGTGAAAATCCGGGGCAATTCAACCGTCCCACGGATCTGGCGACCGATGGAGGGGGACGTCTCTTCGTAACCGATGCACTCAATGGCCGGGTGCAGATATTTGCCGCCAATGGGGTCTATCTGAAAGGATTCGGCAAACAAGGCGACGCGTCGGGACTCTTTGCCAAACCCAAAGGGATCGGCATTGACAGCGAAGGGCATATGCATATCTGCGATGCCCTCTTCGATACGGTACAGATATTCGACGAAGACGGGCAATTTCTGCTCAGCTATGGCAACCGGGGGAGCGGCAAAGGAGAACTCTGGATGCCGTCGGGGCTTTTTATCGACCACAATGATTTCATATATGTCGCCGACACGTACAACAACAGGCTCCAGGTGTTCCGGTACATCCGGGAGGTAAAGGAAGATTCGCAGGCTGAGGCCGCTTTGGGGGCGGTTGAAGAACAGGCATTCGATAAAGGAGAACCGTGATGTTGAACATAGTATGGCCTGTACTGACGCTGATGGCATCTTTGATCATTACCATCGCCACGCCTGCTCCGGCAGGGGCGGCAGGGATACTGAACAGCAAGCATAATCTGTCCGTATCGGGCCCCGGTTCCATCAAGGCGCTCAACGAAGAGCGGGTCTGTATCTTCTGCCACACCCCCCATCACGCGAATCCCTCCACACCGCTCTGGAGCCGCCCGACAAGCACGGCCATCTACGATCTGTACCAGTCATCCACGCTGGTGGCAAAGCCGGGGCAACCGAGCGGTTCCGCACGTCTCTGCCTCAGCTGCCACGACGGCACCATTGCTCTGGGGACCTTTTACGGCTCTTCGGAAGCAATCGCGATGGCAGGAGGAATAACTACCATACCAGCCAACTACCCAACCAACCTGAAAACCGACCTGCGTGACGACCACCCCGTATCCCTTGCCTATACAAACGAATTGGCCCAGCAGAACGGGCAGCTCAACACCCCCGGCTCTCTTCCCCATGCAATACGGCTCGAAGAGGGCGGAATGCTGCAGTGCACAGCCTGCCACAACCCCCACAGCAACAACTACGGCAAATTCCTGGTTATGGATAACTCCGGCTCAGCCCTTTGCACCGCCTGTCACAACATAACCGGCTGGCGTACCTCCACCCATGCCGCCGCAGGCCAGGGCGCGGGCTGTACGCTCTGCCATGCCAGCCATAATGCCGGCAGAAATGCACGTCTGCTCAAATTCGCCATCGATGACGCCAATTGTTTGCAATGTCATTCGGCAACGGGGGGGAGCATAGACGTTGCGACCGCCATTACCAAGTTCTACAATCATCCCGTGGGGGCCACCAGCGGCATCCACGACCCCACGGAAAACCCGCTGACCGCCCTGAAGCATGTTGAATGTGAAGATTGCCACAACCCTCATCAGTCGAAGAGCGCTTCCGCGTCGGCGCCGGCTGCGCCTGGTCCGCTCCTGGGGGTAAGGGGAGTTTCGAGCGCCGGGGCGGTGCTCCCCTCGTACGCTGCAAATGAGTATGAGATCTGTTTTCGCTGCCATGCAGAGAACAGTTTTTACGGCACACAGACGATCGTCAGGCAGATACAAGAGCTTAATACGCGGCTGGTGTTTGACATCTCAAACCCGTCTTTCCACCCGGTAGTGGGCATCGGTAAGGGGGGCAACGTGCCGAGCCTGCGAACTCAGTACAGTGTCAGCAGCATGATTTACTGCTGCGACTGCCACGCCAACGACGATAGCAGCCAGGCTAAAGGACCGCACGGTTCAAACTTTAAACATATCTTGGTTGCCCGTTATGAAACGGAAATCTACCCGCTTGTCTACAGTGATGCCAATTATGCACTCTGCTATCGCTGCCATGATCAGAATATTCTGCTTGATCCCGGCAAATCTGCATTCTCGGGCCACCAGCAGCATCTTGTTACCCACAAAGTACCTTGCTCGGTCTGCCATGCCCCCCATGGAGTCCCGCAGGCCCGAGGAGCCACCACCGCGGCCAACTCTCATCTCATCAATTTCGACATCCGTTTTGTCACATCAGGAACATACGACTCCACGGCACGAAGCTGCACGGTAAGCTGCCATGCGACCAATCCGAAATACTATTGATTTGTCCCCTGTTGCGGCTGGGGCGCGCTGGAGAACAATCGCAGTGATAGGTACCTCAGTGCATGTCATGGTCCTGAACTGGATTCGGATCGTTTTGGCTATTTCCCCCGGCGCGGGCTATATGACCCTTCATTATGAAATGAATGCCCCATACCCCCCCAAATCTTTTCACATGCCAAGCCTTGCGCCCTAACAATTGGCTTCAGGCATGGCGGCATATTTGAAATCCAGATGTTCATTCATCATTATAATTATATGTCAAAACAGCAAGTTGTAAAATAGTGCGAATAATTAATCCGTTAAGTTGAATAAATATATACAGCATATTCCTCCCGTACAAATGATTTGGTCCTGGTATTGCTAAAAGAATATCGGCTCCCGTTTTATCGTCCGGCTTCGTACCCCCATACGGGCTGAACAGCATCAGCCGCATTGTTACCAAGATATGCGGTGGCATCATCTCGCAAAGGTAGTTACTGCCTGAGAGAATTTCTGTTGCAAAATCAACGGTACAGAAAGGAAAACCAATTACATGAAACGATTCGGAATAAAGACAGGCTTACTGACGGCAACAGCTGCCGCCAGTCTGGCCTTGACGGCCGGCACTTCGTTTGCCGCCCATCCGTCAGTCACGCTGTACACATTCGAAGAGATCGGCATGCAAATGGCTGGTGGAGCGAAAGTCCCGGTACAGGTGGACGCGAACGGGAAAGGCATGCCCTACAGCCCGAAGCAGACGTGCGGTACTGCAGGCTGCCACGTGAAGAACGGCGTCGATTACACCTATGACAAGATATCCGACCACGCTTTTCACTCGAACCAAGGCAGAAGTGAGTACGTCGACTCTTCCACCGGAAAATTTGATGCCACCAAGAACAAACCATGGACCCAGTCGACCGCCATGGTTGGCAAGTGGTGAAGCCCCTCTCTTCGCCAGGTGGCGAACCTCATGAATCAAACTCCAGGCAATACGAATATTTCATCATTGAATTATGTCAGTAATTTGAGCAATTTCGTATCCGGCAGCACCAATACTGTCACCCCCGGCACCACTCCGAACACCGGAAGCCAGTACACCATGGTCGATCTTTCGGCCTGGGACCTGGCTACGACATGCGGCAGTTGCCATCCGGGCGGCGGCTTTGTGGAGAAGGACCGAAACGGTAAACGCTTCAGCATGATGAACCCCGCAATTGACGGCTATACACCCTACACCATGACGGTCTTCGATCAGTACTCCGCCAATACGGGGTTGCCGAAGCATCAGGTCATGGCGTCCCCTTGGTCTTACCCGCTCTACATGAACGGTACGCCCGTTATTACCGGTTCCGGTTGGGGACAGGCCATGACCATGACCATGCCAGACGGAAGCCAGATGCAGGTTCAAAATGGCCAGGTGATGATGCCTAACGTCAAGGAAATGGACTGCCTGATGTGCCATTTCGACGGTTTCAACAACCTGATGTCGTCGGTGATGGCCTACAGCGGCGCCCATAACGCCACCCCCTCATTCGGTGCGGGCTTTATGAACATGTTTACCCAGGCCTACGACTTCACCACCGGCTTACTGACAAAGAATGCCGACAACACCGTGTCCCTCTCCCCGACGGCGTTGGCCAAGTTGGAAGCCAACCCTTCAAGCCAGAATTGCCGTAACTGCCACATGCCTTCGGGCCTTAAAGACCTTCCCGACATGATGCGCGACTTCCTCTCCAGCGCCCCGATGGCCTACACCGGCAGCTTCACGCAATCGTTTACCGGCCTTTCTATGCCGGCCTTCGACTTCAACGCCCCGTTTGGCAACACGTGGGATTGGGCACTGAGCCCATACGCGACATCCCCTACTCTGTACATGACCATGACCGGTATCAGCAGCACGACCCCCGGTTTCGTCACTACGATTCCGGCCGGATGGCCGTCCGCCATGGGGATGTCCGAATTCAACAAGGCCGCATTTGCCAATTTCTCCACGGCCATGCCCGGCATGAAGCAGTACTTCCTGGGCGGCGGCAACCCTGCCGGCAGCGGTCCGATTTATTTTCAGGCCAGCCTTCCCAATGGCATGCAGAACCAGAATGCTCTTAAGAAAGGCGTTGTGCCTTTCCCGCGTGCCGAATGGTTCAAACGAGGCGACCTATGGGCTCCCGGCTACGACGTACACCTTACCCTTGAATGTGCCGGCTGCCACATGAATACCAACACCACAAAAGTCGATGTATTTGCAGCGCCCCTGGATTCCAGCAATCCAAACACTATTTTTGACGGCAAGAGCCTCTGCGACCCGGGTAAGGGGTATGACAGCGCGGCAGGTGTAGAAGGCAATGCAGCCAAGAGAACTACCGTCAATAGCCAGAATACGGTCAAGAAATGCGAGAATTGCCACATTACCGGCAAAAACAGCGATGGTGTCGCCATCGATACCTTCGGCGCGACCAATCCGTTGACAGCTCATCAGAATGCAGGCCTGCTGGCCAATATCACCCAGGCGGTCAAGACGACAACCGGCAGCAACGAAGTGCCGTTTGTCGGCAACCATCTTGATGTCATGGATTGTACGGTCTGCCATATCGCTCGCGAGCAGATGGTCGTCCGCGAACTGGACTCCACCTCCGGCAACCGCTATCCCAATATGCTCGGATATGCTACG
This sequence is a window from Oryzomonas sagensis. Protein-coding genes within it:
- a CDS encoding PKD domain-containing protein; amino-acid sequence: MANLMNQTPGNTNISSLNYVSNLSNFVSGSTNTVTPGTTPNTGSQYTMVDLSAWDLATTCGSCHPGGGFVEKDRNGKRFSMMNPAIDGYTPYTMTVFDQYSANTGLPKHQVMASPWSYPLYMNGTPVITGSGWGQAMTMTMPDGSQMQVQNGQVMMPNVKEMDCLMCHFDGFNNLMSSVMAYSGAHNATPSFGAGFMNMFTQAYDFTTGLLTKNADNTVSLSPTALAKLEANPSSQNCRNCHMPSGLKDLPDMMRDFLSSAPMAYTGSFTQSFTGLSMPAFDFNAPFGNTWDWALSPYATSPTLYMTMTGISSTTPGFVTTIPAGWPSAMGMSEFNKAAFANFSTAMPGMKQYFLGGGNPAGSGPIYFQASLPNGMQNQNALKKGVVPFPRAEWFKRGDLWAPGYDVHLTLECAGCHMNTNTTKVDVFAAPLDSSNPNTIFDGKSLCDPGKGYDSAAGVEGNAAKRTTVNSQNTVKKCENCHITGKNSDGVAIDTFGATNPLTAHQNAGLLANITQAVKTTTGSNEVPFVGNHLDVMDCTVCHIAREQMVVRELDSTSGNRYPNMLGYATERGMLGMFSDPGMGIPANTNLKKWEPLFTWQKNGNYYKTFDNTSTNTNWRRKIYAVNIITAAIWNNVDPLVDANGDGVTGSAPTHHAGDYSGVLTANYDPWIARDLKAGMNFGPSGFAPIPVGFGNGSYQSAYDQTGAFTGAWKYVGVYGGNVLFSTPEEISGYKAYRNAIKGSVDNKDWTKTQLTFLGGPYKLTHGVRPIQTYVLGTSCADCHSSAPKTSLFAGDFDMLGTAVKAVAGQQFMQSPASQLEVVGLQDDIETGAELSTKAGGALEVKFDELGTWSGSTFTADASGTYKRVKPLDRSAALYPIDGTFTDVKGNTYANRTAWVSNYLANENAINAAKFGIGVKPFANFSSNFTDIDTAAPGIQVAKGVAQPLAAYAAKPGDAGISTYTWTSSDGTVIAPGKISSVTFATIGLKTITLKVTDESGNVASATRQVEAVVPVADVIAWADNPGNLGGTLTVTSLPTPNDKVKVIWGDGKYDYITTIDALSVSKAHTYSVAGNKTVEIYVYKNGIQKGYFKKTITVDGTN